One genomic segment of Rubrobacter aplysinae includes these proteins:
- a CDS encoding NAD-dependent epimerase/dehydratase family protein → MITGATGYVGSAVAAALDRAGYEVCGLARSRASAQELRGRGYAAYPGDMKRPGDLSRAILESGAGAVVHAATTGDSEAEEADRNAVEDALRALRGTGRTFVYTSGGWVMGETPGSPQDPLADEETPPEPAPSLHWRPAVERWVLEAAASHGVSTFVVRPALVYGGGGGVVAELVQSARERGSARYVVGDAPGSGPLWTLVHRGPDLGDLYARILARAEPDGTGGSLGTLVVAAGTSPVPVREIAAEASLLYGSGDPPQPLPLSEARRELGVYADSLVLSQRLSGARARRLFCWEPSGPPVLEELATGSYAPPGSSEGNGGVR, encoded by the coding sequence ATGATTACGGGGGCCACGGGCTACGTGGGCTCGGCGGTCGCTGCCGCCCTGGACCGTGCCGGATACGAGGTCTGTGGCCTGGCCCGCTCGCGGGCCTCGGCGCAAGAGCTGCGGGGCAGGGGCTACGCGGCGTATCCCGGAGATATGAAGCGGCCCGGGGACCTCTCGCGGGCCATACTGGAGTCCGGTGCCGGCGCCGTCGTCCACGCCGCCACGACCGGAGACTCAGAAGCCGAAGAGGCCGACAGGAACGCGGTCGAGGACGCTCTGCGGGCGCTGCGGGGCACGGGACGGACCTTCGTATACACCAGCGGCGGCTGGGTCATGGGCGAGACGCCGGGCTCGCCGCAGGACCCGCTCGCGGACGAGGAAACCCCGCCGGAGCCCGCGCCTTCCCTGCACTGGCGTCCGGCGGTCGAGCGATGGGTACTGGAGGCCGCTGCGAGCCACGGGGTGAGCACCTTCGTGGTCCGGCCCGCGCTGGTATACGGCGGGGGCGGGGGAGTGGTCGCGGAGCTCGTGCAGTCCGCCCGGGAGCGCGGCTCGGCACGGTACGTGGTGGGAGACGCGCCGGGCTCGGGCCCCCTGTGGACGCTGGTCCACAGGGGGCCCGACCTCGGCGACCTCTACGCCCGTATCCTGGCTCGCGCCGAGCCTGATGGGACCGGCGGGTCTCTCGGGACCCTCGTGGTCGCCGCCGGCACGAGCCCCGTGCCGGTGCGTGAGATCGCCGCCGAGGCAAGCCTGCTATACGGTTCGGGAGATCCCCCACAGCCCCTACCCCTCTCCGAGGCGCGCCGCGAGCTTGGCGTCTACGCGGACTCCCTGGTCCTCAGCCAGCGGCTCTCGGGCGCCCGCGCCCGCCGACTCTTCTGTTGGGAGCCCTCCGGCCCTCCGGTCCTCGAGGAGCTTGCCACCGGCTCCTACGCCCCTCCGGGCTCCTCAGAGGGTAACGGCGGTGTCAGATGA
- a CDS encoding NAD-dependent epimerase/dehydratase family protein encodes MRLLVLGGTGFLGYHAVTAAISEGHEVSVFTRGGEAPADGVEMLYGDRHGDLSALRDRECREWDAVLDTFSDPEAVAETARLFSGSAGAYGFVSGITNYHPHGPRVVDEESPLRVSGDAPSEDPLQERGLAKLGCESAVLREFSGETFIVRPGIMVGPRDPTDRFSWWPARFARAFGLSGLAGTGAGPANVHEVLAPGDPNRPVQFTDARDLALWMVRMLASGTGGIYNAVGPGRREPISEVLDTCRRAAAELAESESAVPAATAYPRPTWVDETFLAHHLEDVTEEKRPLWFPEPQIPFDEVDSSRAIDAGLCFRPTVETARDTLRWLGPRAQDPSNLAAGLTYHRERDLLRAWHGVGP; translated from the coding sequence ATGAGGCTCCTGGTGCTCGGCGGCACCGGGTTTCTCGGCTATCACGCGGTCACCGCCGCCATAAGCGAAGGTCACGAGGTGTCGGTCTTTACCAGGGGAGGCGAGGCCCCGGCCGACGGAGTAGAGATGCTCTACGGCGACCGCCACGGCGACCTCTCTGCCCTGCGAGATAGGGAATGTAGGGAATGGGACGCCGTGCTCGACACCTTCTCCGACCCGGAAGCCGTCGCCGAGACCGCCCGGCTTTTCTCCGGCTCCGCCGGGGCTTACGGCTTCGTCTCCGGCATTACCAACTATCACCCGCACGGCCCGCGGGTAGTGGACGAGGAGTCCCCTTTGAGGGTATCCGGCGACGCCCCGTCCGAGGACCCGCTCCAGGAGAGGGGCCTGGCAAAGCTCGGGTGCGAGAGCGCGGTGCTCCGGGAGTTCTCCGGAGAGACCTTTATCGTACGGCCGGGGATAATGGTCGGCCCCCGGGACCCGACCGACCGCTTTAGCTGGTGGCCCGCGAGGTTTGCCCGGGCGTTTGGGCTGTCGGGACTTGCGGGGACCGGGGCTGGGCCCGCTAACGTACACGAGGTGCTCGCGCCCGGGGACCCGAACCGTCCCGTACAGTTTACCGACGCCCGGGATCTCGCCCTGTGGATGGTCCGGATGCTCGCCTCCGGGACGGGGGGAATCTACAACGCCGTCGGGCCGGGCCGCCGCGAGCCCATCTCCGAGGTCCTGGATACCTGCCGCCGGGCCGCGGCCGAGCTGGCAGAGTCTGAATCTGCTGTCCCGGCGGCCACCGCCTATCCGCGTCCGACCTGGGTGGATGAGACCTTTCTGGCGCACCATCTCGAAGACGTTACAGAGGAGAAGCGCCCCCTATGGTTTCCGGAGCCCCAGATACCGTTCGACGAGGTCGACTCCTCCCGCGCCATAGACGCCGGCCTGTGCTTCAGACCCACCGTAGAGACCGCCCGCGACACCTTGAGATGGCTCGGACCCCGCGCCCAGGACCCCTCGAACCTCGCGGCCGGCCTGACTTACCATCGTGAGCGCGATCTCCTCCGAGCGTGGCACGGAGTCGGGCCGTGA
- a CDS encoding NAD-dependent epimerase/dehydratase family protein, with translation MILVTGGAGFIGSRLVSALVADGLEVAVLDDLSGGSAASLPAGVRFLEADVADPGVIGEIERLSPWAVVHAAAQISVPASVADPGRDRAVNVEGTENVISGAIAAGSGRFVFLSSGGAVYGEADGATELTLPDPTSYYGAHKYLAERYVGLSGLSFAIARLANVYGAGQRSDLEGGVVSIFLERLLCGSPVTIYGTGLQSRDFVYVGDVVDALLTMLGSRSEGTWNVGTGASTTLLGLLQSLQDELGTGISPHHAPPRPGDVRGSRLHVDRILEDLSWKPRHSLPEGLRETIRESRR, from the coding sequence TTGATACTGGTCACCGGTGGGGCGGGGTTCATCGGGTCTCGACTGGTATCCGCGTTAGTGGCGGATGGTCTGGAGGTTGCGGTGCTGGACGATTTGTCCGGCGGTAGTGCCGCAAGCCTGCCTGCTGGGGTCCGGTTTCTGGAGGCGGACGTGGCGGACCCCGGGGTAATCGGCGAGATTGAGCGCCTCTCTCCGTGGGCCGTGGTACACGCCGCCGCCCAGATCAGCGTCCCCGCCTCCGTGGCAGACCCCGGGCGCGACCGGGCGGTAAACGTCGAAGGTACGGAGAACGTGATCTCGGGTGCCATAGCGGCCGGTTCCGGGAGGTTCGTGTTCCTCTCTTCCGGTGGCGCCGTATATGGAGAAGCCGATGGCGCGACGGAGCTCACGCTGCCGGACCCCACGAGCTACTACGGGGCGCACAAGTACCTCGCCGAGCGGTACGTCGGTCTCAGCGGTCTCTCGTTCGCCATAGCCCGGCTCGCGAACGTTTACGGAGCGGGACAACGCTCCGACCTCGAAGGCGGGGTAGTATCCATATTCTTGGAACGTCTGCTGTGCGGCTCCCCGGTAACCATCTACGGCACGGGCCTACAGTCCCGGGACTTCGTGTACGTGGGCGACGTTGTAGACGCACTCCTCACCATGCTCGGGAGCCGCTCAGAAGGAACCTGGAACGTCGGCACCGGAGCCTCGACCACCCTCCTCGGCCTCCTGCAAAGCCTCCAGGACGAGCTCGGTACCGGGATCTCGCCTCACCACGCCCCGCCTCGCCCCGGAGACGTGCGGGGATCCCGCCTGCATGTAGACCGTATCCTGGAAGACCTCAGCTGGAAACCCCGCCACAGCCTGCCCGAGGGACTCAGGGAGACCATCCGGGAATCCAGGAGGTAA